In the Festucalex cinctus isolate MCC-2025b chromosome 10, RoL_Fcin_1.0, whole genome shotgun sequence genome, one interval contains:
- the osbpl1a gene encoding oxysterol-binding protein-related protein 1 isoform X1 has protein sequence MDDPEPDEQFLCCARNGDLDAVRKLLASKVCGENALDINCKGKSKSNRGWTSLHLASYFGHTDVVDELLKAGADVNLPNNVGDTPLHKAAFTGRKEVVMLLLRYNASATVINGTAQIPKDVTQNAEIRHMLAAVERTEERQQEWKLLEAAREGDIATLSQLLSSKKAPNIECTDVLGNTPLHCAAYRGQTQCAAKLLRAGSCTGVKNKNGQTVLELASNAAMRQLLESNTRRGMRRHAKKFEGLLWKSSRFLGWRSYWVVLHDGVLSWYSKQSDAVANVRRQGCKSLTHAQLLMRSKDKCIFTLKCFDDSIHYFKVSSKKEPEATRKAWLDALDEHTAFSTHYCSQEQDSREGDEDDDEEEGSSLGRIADALQAAQTSHTKMEQEVEAFLSAVKTDSLAQELPPFTVEKLQTIRNLSGETSSHLAVCLGLVSKQEMVRSMKLELEVEKNKILSKALQTLATEHHELEQVVVKGSSGLSDDEFHDAVSGSDSELSLSGFETVASHSFEEEEDDEEARVMFGGSSSSTRPDGMSQGDRHGNDQQTQPNGISKYRTSLPAPMFSRNDFSIWSILRNCIGMELSKIAMPVIFNEPLSFLQRLTEYMEHTYLIQQANAAMDSLDRMKCVAAFVVSAVASQWERTGKPFNPLLGETYELVREDLDFRLISEQVSHHPPVSAFHAEGLRQDFVFHGSIYPKLKFWGKSVQAEPKGVLTLELPKHNEAYTWSNPTCCVHNIIVGQLWIEQYGTVEVINHKTGEKCYLNFKPCGLFGKELHKVEGYILDKSKKKLCALYGKWTECLYVIDPAALEAHRKSDSKGAEGKNASRKVGSEDDVPSQAPDSVDVIPGSQLMWRIAPRPANSAQMYSFTSFAMQLNELHEDMEGVLPRTDCRMRPDIRAMENGDIDLASEEKKRLEEKQRAARKKSSKMDDEWKTRWFQQGPNPHTGSQDWIFTGGYWDRKYPHLPDIY, from the exons ATGGACGACCCGGAGCCGGACGAGCAGTTTCTGTGCTGCGCCAGGAACGGAGACCTGGACGCCGTTCGGAAGCTCCTCGCGTCCAAGGTGTGCGGGGAGAACGCGTTGGACATCAACTGCAAAG GTAAGAGTAAGTCCAACCGGGGATGGACATCTCTTCACTTGGCTTCATATTTTGGTCACACGGATGTCGTGGACGAATTACTCAAG GCAGGGGCGGATGTCAACTTGCCCAACAACGTCGGAGACACGCCTTTACACAAGGCCGCCTTCACGGGGAGAAAG GAGGTTGTCATGCTGCTGCTGCGCTACAACGCCAGCGCCACCGTCATCAACGGAACGGCTCAGATTCCCAAAGACGTCACTCAAAACGCCGAGATCAGACACATGCTCGCAG CGGTCGAGAGGACGGAAGAGCGGCAACAGGAATGGAAACTTCTCGAAGCGGCGCGAGAAGGCGACATCGCCACTCTGAGTCAGCTG CTGAGCAGCAAGAAGGCGCCCAACATCGAGTGCACAGACGTGCTGGGCAACACTCCGCTGCATTGCGCCGCCTACCGAGGCCAGACGCAGTGTGCCGCCAAGCTGCTGAGGGCCGGATCCTGCACCGGTGTTAAGAACAAGAACG GTCAGACCGTGTTGGAGTTGGCCAGCAACGCGGCCATGAGACAGCTGCTTGAGAGCAACACACGGCGG GGGATGAGACGCCACGCCAAGAAGTTTGAGGGACTCCTCTGGAAG AGCTCCAGATTTTTGGGCTGGCGCTCCTACTGGGTGGTCCTCCACGACGGCGTTCTGTCCTGGTACTCCAAACA ATCAGACGCGGTCGCCAACGTCAggaggcagggatgcaagtccCTCACTCATGCTCAGCTTCTG atgcgGTCCAAAGATAAGTGCATCTTCACCCTGAAGTGCTTCGATGACAGCATCCATTACTTCAAAGTATCGTCCAAAAAGGAACCCGAGGCGACAAGAAAA GCTTGGCTGGACGCTTTGGACGAGCACACAGCCTTCAGCACACACTACTGCTCTCAGGAGCAGGACAGCCGGGAGGGCGACGAGGACGATGATGAGGAGGAAGGCTCCTCGCTGGGTCGGATCGCCGACGCCCTGCAG GCGGCGCAGACGAGCCACACCAAGATGGAGCAGGAAGTGGAAGCTTTCCTATCCGCTGTCAAGACTGACAGCCTGGCACAAG AGCTTCCGCCCTTCACGGTGGAGAAGCTGCAGACCATCCGCAACCTGTCGGGAGAGACCAGTTCTCACCTGGCCGTCTGTCTCGGACTGGTCTCCAAACAGGAAATG GTACGTAGCATGAAATTGGAGCTGGAGGTGGAGAAGAATAAGATCCTGTCCAAAGCGCTGCAGACGCTGGCCACCGAGCATCACGAGCTGGAGCAGGTCGTCGTCAAGGGCTCCAGCGGCCTCAGCGACGATGAGTTCCACGACGCCGTGTCTG GTTCAGATTCGGAGCTCTCCCTGAGCGGCTTTGAGACAGTGGCAAGTCATTCCttcgaggaagaggaggacgacGAGGAAGCTCGCGTCATGTTtggcggcagcagcagcagcactcgGCCCGACGGCATGTCGCAGGGCGATCGCCATGGCAACGACCAGCAGACGCAACCCAACGGGATCAGCAAGTATAG aaCTAGTTTACCTGCTCCCATGTTTTCAAGAAATGACTTCAGCATTTGGAGTATTCTCAGAAACTGCATCGGAATG GAGCTCTCCAAGATCGCCATGCCTGTGATCTTCAACGAGCCGCTCAGCTTCCTGCAGCGTCTGACCGAGTACATGGAGCACACGTACCTCATCCAGCAAGCCAACGCTGCCATGGACTCCCTTGACAGGATGAAG TGTGTAGCAGCCTTTGTGGTGTCTGCAGTGGCGTCGCAGTGGGAGAGGACGGGCAAGCCCTTCAACCCGCTGCTCGGAGAAACCTACGAACTGGTCAG GGAGGACCTGGATTTCCGGCTCATATCGGAGCAGGTGAGCCACCACCCTCCCGTCAGCGCCTTCCACGCCGAGGGCCTCCGGCAGGATTTCGTCTTCCACGGCTCCATCTACCCCAAACTCAAGTTCTGGGGTAAGAGTGTGCAAGCCGAGCCCAAAGGAGTCCTCACGCTGGAGCTGCCTAA GCACAACGAAGCGTACACGTGGAGCAATCCCACGTGCTGCGTGCACAACATCATCGTGGGCCAGCTGTGGATTGAGCAGTATGGAACTGTGGAGGTCATCAACCACAA AACTGGTGAAAAATGCTAcctcaacttcaagccatgtgGCCTTTTCGGCAAAGAACTACACAAAGTTGAAGGGTACATATTGGACAAAag CAAAAAGAAGCTGTGCGCGCTGTACGGCAAGTGGACCGAGTGTTTGTACGTTATCGATCCTGCTGCCCTGGAGGCTCACAGGAAAAGTGACAGCAAAGGAGCGGAAGGCAAAAACGCCAGCAGAAAG GTTGGCAGTGAGGATGACGTTCCCTCTCAAGCGCCCGACAGCGTGGACGTGATTCCCGGCAGCCAGCTCATGTGGAGGATCGCCCCCCGGCCGGCCAACTCCGCCCAG ATGTACAGCTTCACGTCCTTCGCCATGCAGCTAAACGAGCTTCACGAGGACATGGAGGGCGTCCTTCCTCGGACGGACTGCAGGATGAGGCCCGACATTCGAGCCATGGAGAACGGCGACATCG ACTTGGCTAGCGAGGAGAAAAAAAGACTGGAGGAGAAGCAGAGGGCGGCACGCAAAAAAAGCTCCAAAATGGATGATGAATGGAAGACGAG
- the osbpl1a gene encoding oxysterol-binding protein-related protein 2 isoform X2, translated as MDDPEPDEQFLCCARNGDLDAVRKLLASKVCGENALDINCKGKSKSNRGWTSLHLASYFGHTDVVDELLKMRSKDKCIFTLKCFDDSIHYFKVSSKKEPEATRKAWLDALDEHTAFSTHYCSQEQDSREGDEDDDEEEGSSLGRIADALQAAQTSHTKMEQEVEAFLSAVKTDSLAQELPPFTVEKLQTIRNLSGETSSHLAVCLGLVSKQEMVRSMKLELEVEKNKILSKALQTLATEHHELEQVVVKGSSGLSDDEFHDAVSGSDSELSLSGFETVASHSFEEEEDDEEARVMFGGSSSSTRPDGMSQGDRHGNDQQTQPNGISKYRTSLPAPMFSRNDFSIWSILRNCIGMELSKIAMPVIFNEPLSFLQRLTEYMEHTYLIQQANAAMDSLDRMKCVAAFVVSAVASQWERTGKPFNPLLGETYELVREDLDFRLISEQVSHHPPVSAFHAEGLRQDFVFHGSIYPKLKFWGKSVQAEPKGVLTLELPKHNEAYTWSNPTCCVHNIIVGQLWIEQYGTVEVINHKTGEKCYLNFKPCGLFGKELHKVEGYILDKSKKKLCALYGKWTECLYVIDPAALEAHRKSDSKGAEGKNASRKVGSEDDVPSQAPDSVDVIPGSQLMWRIAPRPANSAQMYSFTSFAMQLNELHEDMEGVLPRTDCRMRPDIRAMENGDIDLASEEKKRLEEKQRAARKKSSKMDDEWKTRWFQQGPNPHTGSQDWIFTGGYWDRKYPHLPDIY; from the exons ATGGACGACCCGGAGCCGGACGAGCAGTTTCTGTGCTGCGCCAGGAACGGAGACCTGGACGCCGTTCGGAAGCTCCTCGCGTCCAAGGTGTGCGGGGAGAACGCGTTGGACATCAACTGCAAAG GTAAGAGTAAGTCCAACCGGGGATGGACATCTCTTCACTTGGCTTCATATTTTGGTCACACGGATGTCGTGGACGAATTACTCAAG atgcgGTCCAAAGATAAGTGCATCTTCACCCTGAAGTGCTTCGATGACAGCATCCATTACTTCAAAGTATCGTCCAAAAAGGAACCCGAGGCGACAAGAAAA GCTTGGCTGGACGCTTTGGACGAGCACACAGCCTTCAGCACACACTACTGCTCTCAGGAGCAGGACAGCCGGGAGGGCGACGAGGACGATGATGAGGAGGAAGGCTCCTCGCTGGGTCGGATCGCCGACGCCCTGCAG GCGGCGCAGACGAGCCACACCAAGATGGAGCAGGAAGTGGAAGCTTTCCTATCCGCTGTCAAGACTGACAGCCTGGCACAAG AGCTTCCGCCCTTCACGGTGGAGAAGCTGCAGACCATCCGCAACCTGTCGGGAGAGACCAGTTCTCACCTGGCCGTCTGTCTCGGACTGGTCTCCAAACAGGAAATG GTACGTAGCATGAAATTGGAGCTGGAGGTGGAGAAGAATAAGATCCTGTCCAAAGCGCTGCAGACGCTGGCCACCGAGCATCACGAGCTGGAGCAGGTCGTCGTCAAGGGCTCCAGCGGCCTCAGCGACGATGAGTTCCACGACGCCGTGTCTG GTTCAGATTCGGAGCTCTCCCTGAGCGGCTTTGAGACAGTGGCAAGTCATTCCttcgaggaagaggaggacgacGAGGAAGCTCGCGTCATGTTtggcggcagcagcagcagcactcgGCCCGACGGCATGTCGCAGGGCGATCGCCATGGCAACGACCAGCAGACGCAACCCAACGGGATCAGCAAGTATAG aaCTAGTTTACCTGCTCCCATGTTTTCAAGAAATGACTTCAGCATTTGGAGTATTCTCAGAAACTGCATCGGAATG GAGCTCTCCAAGATCGCCATGCCTGTGATCTTCAACGAGCCGCTCAGCTTCCTGCAGCGTCTGACCGAGTACATGGAGCACACGTACCTCATCCAGCAAGCCAACGCTGCCATGGACTCCCTTGACAGGATGAAG TGTGTAGCAGCCTTTGTGGTGTCTGCAGTGGCGTCGCAGTGGGAGAGGACGGGCAAGCCCTTCAACCCGCTGCTCGGAGAAACCTACGAACTGGTCAG GGAGGACCTGGATTTCCGGCTCATATCGGAGCAGGTGAGCCACCACCCTCCCGTCAGCGCCTTCCACGCCGAGGGCCTCCGGCAGGATTTCGTCTTCCACGGCTCCATCTACCCCAAACTCAAGTTCTGGGGTAAGAGTGTGCAAGCCGAGCCCAAAGGAGTCCTCACGCTGGAGCTGCCTAA GCACAACGAAGCGTACACGTGGAGCAATCCCACGTGCTGCGTGCACAACATCATCGTGGGCCAGCTGTGGATTGAGCAGTATGGAACTGTGGAGGTCATCAACCACAA AACTGGTGAAAAATGCTAcctcaacttcaagccatgtgGCCTTTTCGGCAAAGAACTACACAAAGTTGAAGGGTACATATTGGACAAAag CAAAAAGAAGCTGTGCGCGCTGTACGGCAAGTGGACCGAGTGTTTGTACGTTATCGATCCTGCTGCCCTGGAGGCTCACAGGAAAAGTGACAGCAAAGGAGCGGAAGGCAAAAACGCCAGCAGAAAG GTTGGCAGTGAGGATGACGTTCCCTCTCAAGCGCCCGACAGCGTGGACGTGATTCCCGGCAGCCAGCTCATGTGGAGGATCGCCCCCCGGCCGGCCAACTCCGCCCAG ATGTACAGCTTCACGTCCTTCGCCATGCAGCTAAACGAGCTTCACGAGGACATGGAGGGCGTCCTTCCTCGGACGGACTGCAGGATGAGGCCCGACATTCGAGCCATGGAGAACGGCGACATCG ACTTGGCTAGCGAGGAGAAAAAAAGACTGGAGGAGAAGCAGAGGGCGGCACGCAAAAAAAGCTCCAAAATGGATGATGAATGGAAGACGAG